The following proteins are co-located in the Merismopedia glauca CCAP 1448/3 genome:
- a CDS encoding mannose-1-phosphate guanyltransferase, which yields MRAVLMAGGSGTRLRPLTCDLPKPMVPILNRPIAEHILNLLKQHHITEVIATLHYLPDVMQDYFQNGDDFGIQMTYAIEADQPLGTAGCIKNVSELLTETFLVISGDSITDFDLSAAIAFHKQNKSKATLILTRVPNPIEFGVVITDERHRINRFLEKPSTSEIFSDTVNTGTYILEPEVLEYLPANAEQDFSTDLFPLLLAKEEPMYGYIAEGYWCDVGHLDTYREAQYDALYGKIHLDMSAYVERSPGVWVGQNSQIDPSVEITPPVLIGHGTRIGARVRIEPGTVIGDNVTIGADADLKRPIIWNGAIVREEAHLRACVIGRGARVDRRAHVLEGAVIGSLSAVGEEAQVSPNVRVWPSKQIEAGATLNINLIWGHIAHRNLFGQRGVQGLANIDITPEFAVKLGVAYGSSLKVGANVSVSRDQRSISRMVSRSLISGLMSAGVNVLNLDATAIPVARTVIPTLSVAGGIHVRLHPDRQDYVLIEFFDPKGINISKAKEKKIEGTYAKEDLRRVLASDIGSVNHLGHALDIYSQAFEKQLDIEAIRNCGSKVVIDYVYAVSGAILPQLLAKFGADAVVLNATLNQSAVSSAEKEALLNQLGHVVEALKGNFGVQVSAHGEQFILVDESGLPIRGEMLTALMVNMILTAHPRGTIVIPVHASSAVEEIARRHDARVIRTKANPTALMEACHTDPNVVLGGSGEMGFIFPQLHPGFDAMFAVAKLMEMLSLQERSLGAIRAELPRVSHKSYTVPCPWTLKGALMRHFLESHPAEQVELIDGVKIRDLHNDSWVLILPDAGEPLVHIYANSSDRYWVDETLRDYRYRVQEFVEHERVDDNNQVVEV from the coding sequence ATGCGAGCAGTGCTGATGGCGGGTGGTTCGGGTACGAGGTTGCGTCCGTTGACTTGCGATCTTCCCAAGCCAATGGTGCCTATTTTGAACCGTCCTATTGCCGAACATATCCTGAATCTGCTCAAACAGCATCACATTACTGAAGTAATTGCGACTTTGCACTATCTTCCCGATGTCATGCAAGATTATTTTCAAAATGGGGATGATTTTGGCATCCAAATGACCTATGCGATCGAAGCAGATCAACCCTTGGGGACTGCTGGTTGTATCAAGAACGTGAGCGAATTACTCACAGAGACTTTTTTGGTGATTAGTGGCGATAGCATTACCGATTTTGATTTGAGTGCGGCGATCGCTTTTCACAAACAAAATAAATCTAAAGCTACATTAATCTTGACTCGCGTTCCCAATCCCATCGAGTTTGGAGTCGTGATTACTGACGAACGACACCGAATTAATCGGTTTTTAGAGAAACCTTCTACCAGCGAGATCTTTTCCGATACAGTAAATACAGGCACTTATATCTTAGAACCAGAAGTTCTAGAATATTTACCAGCTAACGCTGAGCAAGATTTTTCTACCGACTTATTTCCGTTACTTTTAGCTAAAGAAGAACCCATGTACGGCTATATCGCCGAAGGTTACTGGTGTGATGTGGGTCATCTAGATACCTACCGCGAAGCTCAATATGATGCTTTGTACGGCAAAATACACCTAGATATGTCAGCTTATGTTGAGCGATCGCCAGGGGTGTGGGTAGGTCAAAATAGTCAAATCGACCCCAGCGTGGAGATTACTCCACCAGTCTTGATAGGTCATGGAACTCGGATTGGAGCAAGAGTTAGAATTGAGCCTGGAACTGTAATCGGCGATAATGTAACTATTGGTGCTGATGCCGATCTGAAACGCCCGATTATCTGGAATGGCGCGATAGTCCGCGAAGAGGCGCATTTAAGAGCTTGTGTGATTGGTCGCGGAGCGAGAGTCGATCGCCGCGCTCATGTCTTAGAGGGGGCTGTAATTGGTTCTTTATCTGCTGTGGGTGAAGAAGCTCAAGTGAGTCCCAATGTCAGGGTTTGGCCCAGTAAACAAATTGAAGCTGGAGCCACCCTAAATATTAACTTGATCTGGGGTCATATCGCCCACCGCAACCTGTTTGGACAACGAGGCGTTCAAGGGTTGGCAAATATTGATATTACCCCTGAATTTGCGGTTAAACTGGGAGTGGCTTACGGTTCTAGCCTTAAAGTGGGAGCAAATGTCTCTGTTTCGCGAGATCAGCGCAGTATTTCGCGGATGGTTTCTCGTTCTTTGATTTCTGGATTGATGTCAGCAGGTGTCAATGTCTTAAACTTAGATGCTACCGCTATTCCCGTGGCGCGGACAGTAATTCCTACTTTATCAGTAGCGGGAGGGATTCACGTCCGTTTACACCCAGATCGCCAAGATTATGTCTTAATCGAGTTTTTTGACCCTAAAGGAATCAACATTTCTAAGGCGAAAGAAAAGAAAATTGAAGGTACTTATGCTAAAGAAGACTTACGTCGAGTTCTAGCTTCCGATATCGGCTCTGTCAATCATCTCGGTCACGCTTTAGATATTTACAGCCAAGCTTTTGAAAAGCAGCTAGATATAGAAGCGATTCGGAATTGCGGTTCAAAAGTGGTCATTGACTATGTTTATGCAGTTTCTGGAGCGATTTTACCGCAACTGCTGGCTAAATTTGGTGCGGATGCAGTAGTGTTAAATGCTACTCTCAATCAAAGTGCGGTTTCATCTGCCGAAAAAGAAGCTTTATTGAACCAGTTAGGTCATGTGGTTGAAGCTTTAAAAGGTAACTTTGGGGTACAAGTTTCGGCTCACGGGGAGCAGTTTATTCTGGTAGATGAATCTGGTTTACCAATTCGGGGAGAAATGTTAACTGCTTTGATGGTTAACATGATTTTAACGGCTCATCCTCGCGGTACGATAGTGATTCCCGTTCATGCTTCTAGTGCTGTCGAAGAGATTGCTCGTCGTCACGATGCTAGGGTGATCCGCACTAAAGCTAATCCCACAGCTTTGATGGAAGCGTGTCACACCGATCCCAACGTGGTTTTAGGGGGTAGTGGAGAGATGGGCTTTATTTTCCCACAACTTCATCCTGGTTTTGATGCCATGTTTGCAGTTGCCAAATTGATGGAAATGCTATCTTTACAAGAGCGCTCTTTAGGGGCAATTAGAGCCGAGTTACCCAGAGTTTCTCACAAATCTTATACAGTACCATGTCCTTGGACTCTCAAGGGGGCGCTGATGCGTCATTTCTTGGAGAGTCATCCAGCAGAACAAGTTGAACTGATTGATGGAGTGAAAATTCGCGATCTGCACAATGATAGCTGGGTGCTAA
- a CDS encoding AbrB/MazE/SpoVT family DNA-binding domain-containing protein, with product MKSQIGQWGNSLAIRIPKYAVEALKLKANDAVECSVESGKLTIVPIQPLPELTLEELLAEVTETSAPEVDWGKATGEEIW from the coding sequence ATGAAATCCCAAATCGGTCAGTGGGGTAACTCTTTGGCAATTCGGATTCCTAAATATGCAGTGGAAGCATTGAAATTAAAGGCTAACGATGCGGTTGAATGTTCGGTAGAGTCAGGTAAGTTAACTATTGTCCCCATACAGCCTTTACCAGAACTAACTTTAGAAGAGTTGTTAGCAGAGGTGACAGAAACTTCCGCACCCGAAGTTGATTGGGGAAAAGCGACTGGAGAAGAAATTTGGTAG
- a CDS encoding type II toxin-antitoxin system PemK/MazF family toxin: MVAYIPLRGHFIWLNFDPQAGYEQMGKRPALVVSYDAFNQKMGFAFVCPVSNTQRQNPFYVTIPEGDAVTGVIMTDQMRSLDFRARNATFISECPDFVLQDVLRRIKPIIF; this comes from the coding sequence TTGGTAGCCTATATTCCTTTACGGGGTCATTTTATTTGGCTGAATTTCGATCCTCAAGCTGGTTACGAACAAATGGGTAAGCGTCCTGCTTTGGTAGTGAGTTACGATGCCTTCAACCAAAAAATGGGATTTGCGTTCGTTTGTCCAGTTAGTAACACTCAACGTCAAAATCCCTTTTATGTAACCATTCCCGAAGGTGATGCTGTAACTGGAGTAATTATGACAGACCAAATGCGCTCTCTCGACTTTAGAGCGAGAAATGCTACTTTTATCAGCGAATGTCCCGATTTCGTACTTCAAGATGTTTTGAGACGGATTAAACCTATCATTTTTTAA
- a CDS encoding class I SAM-dependent methyltransferase produces the protein MKQIYNVHLRKTAMYKWNPEDYQQNSTGQQKLAQDLLEKVKLNGNERILDLGCGDGKITAQIAKCVPQGFVLGTDFSEEMIEFAKQKFPSTDFPNLNFEWRDARDLNYDAQFDLIVSFSCLHWIKEHLLVLEGIERSLKPSGKAILMFGGKGNAKEIQESANKIVAQPRWQQYFQDFVFPYAFYGVEEYREWLSAVGLKPQRLELVPKDMTHQGKEGLKAWLRTTWMPYTSRIPVELQADFIEDMATQFLSHNPVDAEGLVHVGMVRLEVEAIHRG, from the coding sequence ATGAAGCAAATATATAATGTGCATTTACGGAAAACCGCCATGTATAAATGGAACCCCGAAGATTACCAACAAAACTCTACCGGACAGCAAAAGCTAGCCCAGGACTTACTAGAGAAAGTTAAGCTAAATGGCAATGAAAGGATTCTCGATCTGGGTTGTGGCGACGGTAAAATTACGGCTCAAATTGCTAAATGTGTTCCCCAAGGTTTCGTTTTGGGAACAGATTTTTCAGAAGAAATGATTGAGTTTGCCAAACAAAAGTTCCCGTCTACAGACTTCCCTAATTTAAACTTTGAATGGCGAGATGCTAGGGACTTAAATTATGACGCTCAGTTCGATCTAATTGTTTCCTTTTCTTGTCTGCATTGGATTAAAGAACATCTTTTAGTATTAGAAGGGATCGAACGCAGTCTCAAGCCTTCTGGAAAAGCTATTCTCATGTTTGGTGGTAAAGGTAATGCTAAGGAAATTCAAGAATCTGCGAATAAGATCGTTGCTCAACCTAGATGGCAGCAATATTTTCAGGATTTTGTCTTTCCCTATGCTTTTTATGGTGTGGAAGAGTATCGAGAGTGGTTGAGTGCGGTAGGATTAAAACCTCAAAGACTAGAGTTAGTCCCCAAAGACATGACGCATCAAGGTAAAGAAGGCTTAAAAGCTTGGTTGAGAACTACCTGGATGCCATACACTTCTCGCATTCCTGTCGAATTACAAGCCGATTTTATCGAAGATATGGCAACTCAATTTCTGAGCCATAATCCTGTAGATGCAGAAGGATTAGTTCATGTGGGGATGGTAAGGCTGGAAGTTGAAGCAATTCATCGCGGGTAA